The proteins below are encoded in one region of Engystomops pustulosus chromosome 8, aEngPut4.maternal, whole genome shotgun sequence:
- the NOP58 gene encoding nucleolar protein 58 codes for MLVLFETAAGYAIFKVLDESKLQSVDSIWKEFETPEKANKVVKLKHFEKFQDTTEALAAATALVEGKISKNLKKVLKKIAAKEAHEQLAIADAKLGGVIKEKVNLSCVHSAMVTELMRGIRNQIDGLITGLSTREMTAMSLGLAHSLSRYKLKFSPDKVDTMIVQAISLLDDLDKELNNYIMRCREWYGWHFPELGKIITDNLAYCKCVRAVGDRVNFAAFDLSELLPEEVEAEVKAAAEISMGTEVSEEDISNILHLCDQVIEISEYRAQLYDYLKNRMMAIAPNLTVLVGELVGARLIAHAGSLLNLAKHPASTVQILGAEKALFRALKTKRDTPKYGLIYHASLVGQTTPKNKGKISRMLAAKAALAIRYDALGEDTNAQLGAETRAKLEARLRHLEEKGLKRISGTGKTLARADKYQHKSEVRIYDPSGDSTLPSVPKKRKIEEVEEEEEQPPEVKVKKAKKPKIEPVEEAEEEQEVEEPPKKKKKKKKRESKVEEEEEPLEEQPTTSTAETPSKKKKKKKKAKQEEEDD; via the exons ATGTTGGTTCTATTTGAGACGGCGGCGGGATACGCCATATTTAAG GTTCTAGATGAGAGCAAGTTACAATCAGTGGACAGTATATGGAAAGAATTTGAAACCCCAGAAAAAGCAAATAAAGT GGTTAAGTTAAAACACTTTGAAAAGTTTCAAGACACGACTGAAGCATTAGCAG CGGCCACTGCTTTGGTAGAAGGAAAGATCAGCAAAAACTTAAAGAAGGTtctgaaaaaaattgcagcaaaaGAAGCACATGAACAGCTGGCAATTGCAGATGCTAAACTTGGAGGTGTAATCAAG GAAAAGGTGAATCTTTCCTGTGTACACAGTGCAATGGTCACAGAGCTCATGAGGGGAATCCGCAATCAGATTGATGGCCTTATTACAGGACTCTCGACTCGGGAAATGACAGCGATGTCTCTTGGCTTGGCCCACAG CTTATCTCGCTACAAATTAAAGTTTAGCCCTGACAAAGTGGATACAATGATTGTACAAGCCATCT CCCTTCTAGATGATCTGGATAAGGAGTTGAATAATTACATAATGCGTTGCAGAGAGTGGTATGGGTGGCACTTCCCAGAGCTGGGCAAAATTATTACTGATAACTTGGCATACTGCAAGTGTGTCCGGGCCGTAG GTGACAGAGTAAATTTTGCTGCCTTTGACCTCTCTGAGCTCCTTCCCGAAGAAGTGGAGGCTGAGGTGAAGGCAGCTGCAGAAATTTCCATGGGTACAGAAGTGTCGGAAGAGGATATCAGTAATATCTTACACCTGTGTGATCAG gtaATAGAAATTTCAGAGTACAGGGCACAGCTGTATGATTACCTTAAAAACAGAATGATGGCCATTGCTCCAAACCTCACGGTCTTAGTTGGGGAGTTGGTTGGTGCCAGACTTATTGCCCACGCAG GTTCCCTTCTGAATCTGGCAAAACACCCGGCATCCACTGTGCAGATCTTGGGTGCTGAGAAGGCTTTGTTCAGAGCACTGAAGACAAAGAGGGACACGCCAAAATATGGTCTTATTTATCATGCTTCCCTCGTTGGTCAGACTACACCCAAAAATAAAGGCAAA ATCTCACGTATGCTGGCAGCCAAGGCAGCACTTGCTATTAGATATGATGCTCTTGGGGAGGATACAAATGCACAACTAGGGGCAGAGACGAGAGCAAAGTTGGAAGCACGTCTCCGACACTTGGAGGAGAAGGGG CTGAAGAGAATAAGTGGCACCGGAAAAACACTCGCCAGAGCTGACAAATATCAACACAAAAG TGAGGTCAGAATTTATGACCCATCTGGAGATTCCACCTTGCCTTCTGTTCCCAAGAAGAGAAAGAttgaagaggtggaggaggaagaggagcaaCCTCCAGAGGTCAAAGTGAAGAAAGCTAAAAAGCCAAAAATTGAACCAGTTGAAGAAGCAGAAG AAGAACAAGAAGTCGAAGAACCtccaaagaagaagaagaagaaaaagaagagagaGTCAAAAGTTGAAGAAGAGGAAGAACCATTAGAAGAACAACCTACAACTAGTACAGCTGAAACG CCTtccaaaaagaagaagaagaaaaagaaggcaAAACAAGAAGAGGAGGATGATTGA